tcctcacgagggtcgcggggggtgctggagcctatcccagctgtcttgggggtttgctggagcctatcccagctgtcttgggagggttgctggagcctatcccagctgtcttgggagggttgctggagcctatcccagccgtcttggggcgagaggcggggtacaccctggactggtggccagccaatcacagggcacatatagacaaacaaccattcacactcacattcatacctacggacaatttggagtcgccaattaacctagcatgtttttggaggcggtcgagtggttagcacacagatctcacagctaggagaccaggattcaattccaccctcggccatctctgtgtggagtttgcatgttctccccgtgcatgcatgggttttctccgggtactccggtttcctcccacattccaaaaacatgctaaaacatgctaaaaacatgctaggttaattggtcactccaaattatccataggtatgaatgtgagtgtgaatggttgtttgtctatatgtgccctgtgattggctggccaccagtccagggtgtaccccgcctctcgcccaaagacagctgggataggctccagcacccccgcgaccctcgtgaggaaaagcggtagaaaatgaatgaatgacttgtaGTCTTATACTGATATAAATATAtcctgtatttatgtatttacccATTGTGCCAGGTACGTCCAACGAAGTAGCCATTTTCCTGTCCCGGGAGGACCAGATCATAGTGAGGATGCGAGGGCTTCCTTTCACGGCCACGCCCGAGCAGGTGCTGGCCTTCTTCTCGCCTGCGGACGCACTGAAAGACACATGTCCGGTCAGCGGAGGGAAGGAAGGCATCCTATTCGTACGCTACCCGGACGGCCGTCCCACTGGTGACGCCTTTGTCTTGTTCGCCTGCGATGAACACGCACAGTGTGCACTCAGGAAACACAAGGAGATCCTGGGGAGAAGATATATAGAGCTATTCAAGAGTACGGCGGCGGAGGTCCAACAGGTATGTCGCTTGTTTGTTTTGATCCTTTTGAAAAGGCGTTGATGATGGGACAGTTGGAAACTGCACCATCGggtgtgtgactttttttttttttttactgctttgttATTTGCTGGGAAGAAGTACTTacagtttgtttacttttaGTGTGCCTCCACAGAGTAACTGTAGTAGCTACGCCTTTGTCCTCTGTTCATTCTTTGTGGATTTCTTACTCCTTCATTGCCTGCATAAAGAAAACAAGGATATTCCAATGCAGAGAGATGATAAGCATACGACTTTACGACACATTTGCTGGATGTCGGCACCTTCGTCGATGTGTGTGCACTTTTATTGGTGGCCTCTACAAATGCAAACATACTGATATCCTCTTGGTAGCAAGCCAGCTACGAAAAGTCTGATTGAACattagtaatggttttatttcatttgaacatgcatcagattacaattgaatgcatcccataatcagttcccagttccacatgtcctaaaggagtaggaagaagcaaagcttattaaatcctacccctccatctggtacttttacaatcagtaactgttacatttgttcacttcctgctttcctaatataatttaagtgatttattttattttgttttaatgatttattttagttaattaattatttttgctttattttagttttttatttatttgtatttttaccacgtaccgaagtacaaggatgagcatccaatgactaataatgtgtaccatagtgcgtgtcaatatagtgatatatatagcacatcatgactggttcaagactcttcatccttggatttagcaaacatcaactgcttgtattgtttcttcaattggctcatcgttgtgattccacatactgaaatatagtagtagtagtagtagatagtagacAGTAGTATGCATAGAAAGATTACGCAAAAATGACTCCCAATTAAAGAATTCATGAATATACTATAACATTGAACAATATCAGTCTTTATGGATTCTcccattgttttgcatgtattagTGTCAGCATTGTTGCGTTATTACGGACGGCACCCTGAGTGAGGTAGGCGTTTGTTGGATCGTGATGTGTGAGTCagagtataaatataaaatgcaagGCACCTCCTCAAGCAAGAGGAAGTTTACCTCAGTGGAGTTATGTACTATGCTAACGTGCGATTGTTATATATATCGTTAGCATCATGTCTTAATGAGGAGCCGCCCGGTGATTCCCATCCATACTTGGCAGACGTATGCGCTCTACTGGGTGTCATTCCAGTTTAATGTGTGATGAATGTAACTTCTCATGTCCTAGGTGTTGAACCGCTACTCGTCCGCCCCTCTAATCCCCGTGGCCCCCGCCCCCTTGGTGTCAGTGTTGCCCACCGTGTCGCTCCTGCCCCCTCCTGTCAGCGTGAGGGACTGCCTGAGGCTGCGGGGGTTGCCCTACACGGCGAGCATAGAGGACATCCTATCCTTCCTGGGCGAGTTCACCCAGGACATCCGACCGCAAGGCGTCCACATGGTCCTCAATCAGCAGGTACGCCCACAAACCAGCACAGCTGGACTGGCGCCGGGTTATTTTTTAAGAAGAACGTGCGTTTTCAGGGTCGTCCGTCGGGCGACTGCTTCATCCAGATGACATCCGCGGAAAGAGCACTCTCGGCCTCGCAGCAGCTCCACAAGCACATCATGTCGTGCCAGCGGGGGCCCAACAGCCGCTACGTGGAGGTGTTCCCCTGCAGCGCCGAGGAGATGGGCCTAGTGCTGATGGGAGGctcgctctcacacacgcacacacacacacacacccggaACAGGAGTGGGACAGGGCTCAGCCCGCCGCCATGTAAGTCCAGACGTAAGTGCTGCTGGGAGCTGGGGGCGCTTCGGGGCCTGCGGGGTAGGTGGGCTCCTGCCGCGGGGGGCAGAAGTTGCTGGGTTTTTCCACCAATCTAGAACTGCGGGAGACCGGACGTACTGGTCTAACCAGGAGATCCGCCGCTGCCGTGTGTCTTGGTGTGGTGCCGCTTGATGAATTAGCGTGATTCACTTGGCTAGCCTTGCATGCATTTCTCACGTGGATCTGTCAGTCAGGAATCGGATCGGAGTTCATGCTGTCTTTGTCACTTCTTACGGTGTCCATTAAAACAGGAGTGGGAGTTGGAATAAACGTAGCCAAACCGTGGCTCCAGTTTGACCAGTTAGTCTTAGGCGTGTGTGCCTGTTGTGTTTACCTAATCAATTCAAGGAAGGTGGGCGGAGCTTCACATCATACACAACAAGCTGTTTTTTGACACTCATTCCCaattggctaaatatatataacatatatgacTGTGGTAATGATGGTGAGTACGCAGAAATGAGGTCATGCtgggtcaagtcaagtcaagtccttTCATGACTTTCATGATTGGCAATAAATGCCACTTAGTTCCTGTTGTGTATGACAACATAACCAAAAACAGATTGAAACGCCAAGATCTCctagaaataaacaaacattgcaAACAATGAGCACCATAACAACAAGTCATGGTGCTCATTGTTCGCAAACAGTGCCTCCTTCCTCATCGCCGTCACCTGACCTACGTCTTTGGTCTCTGTGGTCTCCTCTAGGTCTATCACCGCCGTCCTACTCCTTCACGCCCACTCCACACATCCTGCCCACcgacgccgccaccgccgcagCCGCCGCAGCCCTCTACCCTCCCCTCGGTCAGGTGTTGCTAGCTCCTCGTCCTCTACACCCGGGTCACGCCTACTACCCCTCGTCGGCACAGCTTTACATGAACTACACAGCCTATTACCCCAGGTAAACGTGCACGCAGCATCTATTTTAACCAACCGAGGTGTGGACCGTGTGGACTGTGTGGACCGTGGGGTCGGCTACAGCCGCACGAAGGAAAGGGAGTGTCAGGGTCGAAGCTTTACGTCCTGTCAAACCTCCGTGGGAACCTGATAGTGTCGCTGAGTCAATCAAAGcgagggtgggggcgggggggggggggggtgttcggGGGTTGTATCCTCCGGGACAAAGGTAGTTAATAACTGAACTgaacggcggacgagtggttagcacgcagacctcacagctaggagaccagggttcaattccaccctcggccatctctgtgtggagtttgcatgttctccccgtgcatgcgtgggttttctccgggtactccggtttcctcccacattccaaaaacatgctaggttaattagcgactccaaattgtccataggtatgaatgtgagtgtgaatggttgtttgtctatatgtgccctgtgattggctggctggccaccagtccagggtgtaccccgcctctcgccccaagacggctgggataggctccagcaacccccccaagacagctgggataggctccagcaaccctcccaagacagctgggataggctccagcaaccctcccaagacagctgggataggcaacctacccccgcgaccctcatgaggaaaagcggtagaaaatgaatgaatgaatgaatgaatgaatgaatgaatgaatgaatgaatgaatgaatgaatgaaaagggaGGTTgtagaaaataaagtaaaaaataagtgAACTTTATGGTATTAGAAGCTTGAATATTCCATATGGAATATTCCATGTTGCTAACTAACCAGCATTCCACTGAAGGTTTCCCACCATGACAGCTTCTCTTTTCCTTTCTCCCACCAGCCCACCTGGCTCTCCCACCACTGTAGGTTTCTTCCCCTCCCCCTCCGCCCTCTCCACACCTGGGGGGTTGATGCGCATGCCGGGTCTGACCTACAACAGCAAAGACCTCATCAATGCAATGCAGGGATATCAGGTGAGACGTGCGCGGGTGGGTGGGTGCGTGCGCTATGAGGAACTACCTAACACACGCCTCCATGGGGTCCAAGTGTTGGAACACAAGTCTTCCGATGCGGAGGGCGTGTATTGTCAGACGCGCTGCCGTTTGCCTGGGGTGCTCTCAAACGAGTTTATCCTGTCTTCTCTCCCTGCCGTGTGACCGCCCCACACTTGTGCTTGCTTCGACTTGCGCTCAAGGGCCCCAGTTGACATGGAAGGGGGGCGGATGACACACAAATCATACATCCAACATGAGGGCGGAGCTCCACGTCAGAGTCCTTTTAGGGTCGTTCTTGTCTCCGTCAGTCCCTCCCCCCCCTCACCCAACTCCGCAGCACGCCCCGGGGCCACGCTCTCGTGCGCAGCCTGGGGCACGTGCATGCGTTCGACTCCACTTTGACAGTTTTTTATTTCGGGGCAGGGCACTTGAAAGGATGTccatgcccccccgcccccccagacTGGCGGATTTTATGCTCTTAGCCGACAGAGCTGCTGCCCTCATTTTGTTGTCTCTTTTCACGGCACGGACAATAAAGTTATTACAGTTCAAAACATAATCATCCAACGGGTGCTATGGTAGACTCCGGGTTAGTCCATCTGCTATTGTACCGAGCAGCCAGGACACAGACATTGCCCTTTCAAAAGCTCAAGAAAAAGCGTTGATCCTTAAATGCCTCACGAGATGGTTTGAAATCAGAATTTTTTGGTGCGACTTTTCACTGCAAATTTTGGTTCAGGGCGTTTGAACTCCAACCGCCATATTGTACTCAGCAGCCAGGACGGACACGGCACGTGTAGCGGACTGCTTTCAATGTTGCAATTTAATTCCATTAGCAGTTCTATGGTTGTTATCACATTTCCGCTTTACCATCAACAGTGTCCTTTTGTGGTAACATCATCgcaaaaaacacatgaaaagctaaagaaaaagcaaaatatgacGACGAAATGTACTGAGTTTGATCATTTATTGCCATTgccggttctatggttatcatcacacttttccactATGACTAAACACTGTCCTCCTGCACCCTCCCCCATCTGTCCCAAACGTCCAGACTCCCGTGGAGCCGGTTTCCCTCCTCAGCAGCAGCCTGATTGGCCAATCGGGCGGGGGCGACCCGCCTCTGGTGTCCCTCCCCGGCCTGGTGACCAAGCCCGCGGGACAGTACCTGGACCTGAGTCTGCTCTAGAGAGCCACGCCCGGTCCGAATCCCACGTATTGTTAGCCTTTTTAAAACGTACTCTTATTTATATGTTCAAGAACAGCCGCCATCATATTTGATACCATTTTATTGCACAGTGTCTTTCTTCTGGAAAGCTTTATAGCCAtgtgttacattattattattattattattattaggattatgAGCGTCACTATTATATATTTCACAACCAACCAAAGTGGTAAAGAATGTCGTTGTGGAACGAGAGAGAAATGTTCAAGCTTCTCCGTGAAgagagaaagtgtgtgtgtgtgtgtgtgtgtgtttatacatgGGACTATTGGGGCCACAGTGAAAAGACaacaaatattgtatttaaataACTTGGGGGGGAAGTTATGTAATAGTatattatatcaataatatcattatattcacaactttttttaaatcatgacaTCCCagctatttttgtaaaaatacaatgcCTTTTTGCCAATATTACGATTTTATTGTTACACAAATGACGCATTGTTCTCGCCTTATCCGCGTATCcttcataatatttattcatgtaaatattgcaattttttttttttttagatataaatagaattattttttcatgGAATATTACAAACTTATTCTCTTCAATTTACACCTGCTTATCTCGTAATATTataacaactttttcttgtaatattccaatTTTATTCACCGAAAATAgctttatttttcccattttttattataacttttttctgtaatattaaaattttattcaacttttttctcgtaacagtgcagatttttttttcataaaattgccaACTTTACTTTTGTGAAATGTTGAATCTTgaatatgacaactttattcgcTCTCTTTTGCCCCCTCGTAAAATTCTGGCagaatttttcttgtaatattataacaattttggtccaatatgactttttaattattgtattaatatagctttgttatgactttatatattgaaatttaaattaatttctgtaatattacaacgttaTTCTTACTATTCTCTCCCCCCTTAATATTATGCTAAATactaaattacaactttttccttatGTGGGCGTGCCCaagtacaagctgagtgggaccaatcacattggagtgggcatgcccagaggcgggctgtgggtggaataaattaaaacagacccttTCTGTttggttattgcgtgtagctgctctataggagtccacaggtcaatacaaagggcaggaaatgagcataataggtcatatTTGATCATGTCGCCTATTAAAGTATTTTCCCTCAAAAATATTCGGACACCACATCTTTTTGCTCTTAATATTCCAATTATTACAACAAATTTCTCATCATAATATAtctatattataaatatatcgcataataatatttcaactttattccagtagtattattatttgatctttttagtGTGGCCCTCGTACTTCTATGTATTGATTTGAATGGCCAACGTGtttgatgtgtgtttttttttccacatactgtacatgattGTATTGGACGCTTTAGTGCATGAAGAAGTTAGTATagtaaaaatgtttacataatgCCAAATACCAATGCACTGCTAATCGATACttctgaatatacagtatatactgtatatgtcctTTATGTTAGAATTGTGTACCTTTGTTTGTCAACATTGAGGCCGCGTGCAGGCCAAAGTGGTCCCTCCTGTAATAATCAATATCGTAGATTTGTGACTATAAACCCCTGCTCAAAACTAACTCAATAAATCTATTATGACAATTGCAGAACTATTAAGATACTtaacgatgtgtgtgtgtgtgtgtgtgtgtgtgtaaacactCGGGTGGCTGCAGGCTCAAGTGGGAACCCCCTCACACGGCCCACAGTgattacaaacacacacacattatgtgAGAGGAGAAAGGGAGAATGGCGAGAACAGA
This window of the Doryrhamphus excisus isolate RoL2022-K1 chromosome 10, RoL_Dexc_1.0, whole genome shotgun sequence genome carries:
- the esrp1 gene encoding epithelial splicing regulatory protein 1 isoform X3 yields the protein MTAQVDYLVVLCAATSGAGGELLGSDEKELVRLVWQQVDVNNKKLGKVNEILITPEVSDSTEAKEPDNVVTEFVEEAVEEEQEEEEEENGSGADCVFNAKSLESALNMFQLQLTNEVNSAGAGTSVCLCTDGQLHIRQVVHPEATGKNILIPECFYSFFDLRKEFKTHFPSSNLKALDVYAMAESLSIPVEVGTMDPSATLSPEAAVQQVQTMADIVLTLLSEPLCHTFSNPERVNEKFETGTCSKMEKVNDNTVIRARGLPWQSSDQDIARFFSGLNIAKGGAALCLNAQGRRNGEALVRFISEEHRDLALQRHKHHMGNRYIEVYKATGEDFLKIAGGTSNEVAIFLSREDQIIVRMRGLPFTATPEQVLAFFSPADALKDTCPVSGGKEGILFVRYPDGRPTGDAFVLFACDEHAQCALRKHKEILGRRYIELFKSTAAEVQQVLNRYSSAPLIPVAPAPLVSVLPTVSLLPPPVSVRDCLRLRGLPYTASIEDILSFLGEFTQDIRPQGVHMVLNQQGRPSGDCFIQMTSAERALSASQQLHKHIMSCQRGPNSRYVEVFPCSAEEMGLVLMGGSLSHTHTHTHTRNRSGTGLSPPPCLSPPSYSFTPTPHILPTDAATAAAAAALYPPLGQVLLAPRPLHPGHAYYPSSAQLYMNYTAYYPSPPGSPTTVGFFPSPSALSTPGGLMRMPGLTYNSKDLINAMQGYQTPVEPVSLLSSSLIGQSGGGDPPLVSLPGLVTKPAGQYLDLSLL
- the esrp1 gene encoding epithelial splicing regulatory protein 1 isoform X1, with the protein product MTAQVDYLVVLCAATSGAGGELLGSDEKELVRLVWQQVDVNNKKLGKVNEILITPEVSDSTEAKEPDNVVTEFVEEAVEEEQEEEEEENGSGADCVFNAKSLESALNMFQLQLTNEVNSAGAGTSVCLCTDGQLHIRQVVHPEATGKNILIPECFYSFFDLRKEFKTHFPSSNLKALDVYAMAESLSIPVEVGTMDPSATLSPEAAVQQVQTMADIVLTLLSEPLCHTFSNPERVNEKFETGTCSKMEKVNDNTVIRARGLPWQSSDQDIARFFSGLNIAKGGAALCLNAQGRRNGEALVRFISEEHRDLALQRHKHHMGNRYIEVYKATGEDFLKIAGGTSNEVAIFLSREDQIIVRMRGLPFTATPEQVLAFFSPADALKDTCPVSGGKEGILFVRYPDGRPTGDAFVLFACDEHAQCALRKHKEILGRRYIELFKSTAAEVQQVLNRYSSAPLIPVAPAPLVSVLPTVSLLPPPVSVRDCLRLRGLPYTASIEDILSFLGEFTQDIRPQGVHMVLNQQGRPSGDCFIQMTSAERALSASQQLHKHIMSCQRGPNSRYVEVFPCSAEEMGLVLMGGSLSHTHTHTHTRNRSGTGLSPPPCKSRRLSPPSYSFTPTPHILPTDAATAAAAAALYPPLGQVLLAPRPLHPGHAYYPSSAQLYMNYTAYYPSPPGSPTTVGFFPSPSALSTPGGLMRMPGLTYNSKDLINAMQGYQTPVEPVSLLSSSLIGQSGGGDPPLVSLPGLVTKPAGQYLDLSLL
- the esrp1 gene encoding epithelial splicing regulatory protein 1 isoform X2 — translated: MTAQVDYLVVLCAATSGAGGELLGSDEKELVRLVWQQVDVNNKKLGKVNEILITPEVSDSTEAKEPDNVVTEFVEEAVEEEQEEEEEENGSGADCVFNAKSLESALNMFQLQLTNEVNSAGAGTSVCLCTDGQLHIRQVVHPEATGKNILIPECFYSFFDLRKEFKTHFPSSNLKALDVYAMAESLSIPVEVGTMDPSATLSPEAAVQQVQTMADIVLTLLSEPLCHTFSNPERVNEKFETGTCKMEKVNDNTVIRARGLPWQSSDQDIARFFSGLNIAKGGAALCLNAQGRRNGEALVRFISEEHRDLALQRHKHHMGNRYIEVYKATGEDFLKIAGGTSNEVAIFLSREDQIIVRMRGLPFTATPEQVLAFFSPADALKDTCPVSGGKEGILFVRYPDGRPTGDAFVLFACDEHAQCALRKHKEILGRRYIELFKSTAAEVQQVLNRYSSAPLIPVAPAPLVSVLPTVSLLPPPVSVRDCLRLRGLPYTASIEDILSFLGEFTQDIRPQGVHMVLNQQGRPSGDCFIQMTSAERALSASQQLHKHIMSCQRGPNSRYVEVFPCSAEEMGLVLMGGSLSHTHTHTHTRNRSGTGLSPPPCKSRRLSPPSYSFTPTPHILPTDAATAAAAAALYPPLGQVLLAPRPLHPGHAYYPSSAQLYMNYTAYYPSPPGSPTTVGFFPSPSALSTPGGLMRMPGLTYNSKDLINAMQGYQTPVEPVSLLSSSLIGQSGGGDPPLVSLPGLVTKPAGQYLDLSLL